A stretch of DNA from Rheinheimera sp. MMS21-TC3:
GGCTAATACTATGATTGAATTACTAGTGGTGTTTTTAGTTATTTTGGTCAAAAAGATTTTACTACAAACTTTAATATTAAAGCGTTAAATAGCAATGGCATTGTCACCCAAAATTACAAAGATGGCTTTGCTAAGCTTAATATCAACCTATGGACAGACGCTGCAGCTAGTTTAGGTTTACGATATAGCGCACCTAGTTTGCCTATAGGCTCAATGTTGCAAGAAGGTGATATGGCACCAGTAGGTAATTGGCTAAATGGTCAAGCAGATATTGTAAGTACTCACTATGCAACTAGACCTAACTCATTAAATGCACCTTTATTACTAGATTTATATGCAGAGCCTATAGATAGTGACGGTATTACTATCTTAACCAGCGCCACCGGCGCTATTAGCAGCAGCCCTACAGAGCTACGCTTTGGTCGCTTAGTGCTAGATAATGCTTATGGCCCTGAAGACATTGCTCTGCCTTTAAGCTTTTATACTGAATACTGGCAGGGTAGTCAGTTTGTCATCAATAAACAAGATAGCTGTACGCTCATTGCCAGCCCAAGTGCAGTACAAAGTTGCCCTTCTTCATTAGGGTCGACTGATTTTTGTAATACTATTACGGGTAGCCCAGCACTAGCAGTCAGCGGCTTAGGTGGCAATCTTATTCAAGGTAAGTTTTCGGCCGATAGTTTGCTAATTCAAGCAACAGCTAGTCCAGGTGAGTGGCGGTTACAATATAACACTGAGCCTTAGTTGCGATATAATTGGCGTGATGCTGCTAGTAGCTTTACTGAACAGCCACAAGCTGATATTCATTTTGGCCGTTTTCGGGGTAATCCGCGGCAAATTTATTGGCGCGAACTTTTTTGATTTTCTATGGCCTAATCGCTGTTAGCCCGATCAATAGCGATTATTAGGCCTTATTAATAGATAAAGCTGGTTTAATTGCAGAAAAATGTAAGATAAGGCTATTCACTGGCCATAGAGTTACATAGAATAAACAATATATTTTTACAGGTGCCAAACGCTGGCGCACTTTTTATGTTGCAGTGCAGATTTTAGCTTTATAAGGATCCGATTTTTTCATGTTTAATAAATTACGTGGCCTATTTTCAAACGACTTATCCATTGACCTTGGTACTGCGAACACAATTATTTATGTCAAAGATCAAGGCATAGTGTTAGATGAACCTTCGGTAGTTGCAATTCGTCAAGAACGAGCCGGAGGACCTAAAAGTGTTGCTGCAGTAGGCCATGCCGCAAAGCGGATGTTGGGTCGGACTCCAGGTAATATTAAAGCTATTCGGCCGATGAAAGATGGTGTAATAGCTGACTTTTATATTACCGAAAAAATGTTACAGCACTTTATTCGTCAAGCTCATAGCAATAGCTTTTTACGGCCAAGTCCACGTGTCTTAGTGTGTGTGCCTTGTGGCTCCACTCAAGTAGAGCGTCGTGCTATTCGTGAATCTGCCCAAGGCGCTGGCGCACGTGAAGTTTATTTAATTGACGAGCCAATGGCAGCGGCTATTGGTGCCGGCCTACCGGTGTCTGAAGCCACTGGTTGCATGGTGGTTGATATTGGTGGCGGTACTACTGAAGTTGCTATTATTTCTTTAAATGGCGTGGTGTACTCATCATCAGTACGTATTGGTGGCGATAAGTTTGACGACGCTATAGTCAGTTATATTCGTCGTAACTACGGTATTTTAATTGGTGAAGCAACAGCTGAGCGCATTAAAACTGAAATTGGTTCTGCCTATCCAAGTGATGATGTACTTGAAATTGAAGTGCGTGGCCGAAATTTAGCCGAAGGCGTGCCGCGTAGCTTTACCTTAACCAGTAATGAAATACTAGAAGCCTTACAAGAGCCATTAGCGGGTATTGTAAGTGCAGTTATGGTTGCCTTAGAGCAATCACCTCCTGAATTAGCCTCAGATATCTCTGAGCGCGGCATGGTGTTAACCGGTGGTGGTGCTTTGTTACGTGATTTAGATCGCTTGCTAATGGAAGAAACCGGTATTCCAGTTGTTATTGCTGATGACCCTCTTACTTGTGTTGCTCGTGGTGGTGGTAAAGCCCTAGAAATGATTGATATGCATGGCGGTGATGTCTTCAGCTATGACTAATTGCTCAACGCGGCCTTAGTGTATGAACATGATGTATCGCCGAGGCCCATCATTACCGTTACGTTTATTTTTAGCGGTGCTTTGCAGTATAGGGTTAATGTTTGTTGACCGATATACGGATAGCTCCACCCAATTGCGTAGCTACCTTACGGCAGCGGCAAGCCCATTGTTTTACATTGCCAGCTTGCCCGAAGCCTTGTTTTCTGGTGCCTCAGAGCGCTTTATGTCACAGCATGCGCTGTTAGAAGAAAATGCCCGCTTAAAGCAAAATTTACTGCAACAAAGTGGCCAATTACAATTATTAAGTTATCTGCAACAAGAAAATACTAAGTTGCGGGCTTTATTAGGTGCCTCACCATCTGAAGATGGCCAACATTTAATAGCAGAAGTGTTAGCTGTCTACAGTCATCCTTTTAGCCATCAAGTGGTGTTAAATAAAGGTCGAAGTGATGGTGTTACTGAGCGCCAAGCTATTATTGATGAGAAGGGTATAGTAGGCCAGATAGTTAGTGTCGGTCCAAATAGTAGCCGAGCCTTATTAATCTCTGATAATACCCATGCTATTGCCGTACGTGCTGAGCGTACTGGGATCCGGGCTGTAGTAGAGGGATTAGGCCAGTGGGATCAGTTACGGGTGATGCATTTGCCGCAAAGTACCGATATTCGTGAAGGTGATCGTTTACTATCTTCGGGGCTAGATGGCGTCTTTCCTGAAGGCTATCCCGTCGCTAAAGTAATAAAAATAAATCAAGACGCTAGCCAGCCATTTATGTTGGTCTATGCCGAGCCTTTTGCTCAGCTGGATCGGGTGCGGCATGTATTATTATTGTCAGCTATTCCGGCGCTAAGCTTGCCAGTAACACCGCAGGAGCAGCCCGATGCGTAAAGCCCGCATGAGTTTTGTCTATTTATCATTATTTATGGCGTTATTACTAACCGTTATGCCATTACCGCAAGCTGTTAAGTTAGCTAGGCCAGACTGGACTTTATTAGTGCTAATGTACTGGACCTTAGCTATACCGCACAGAGTGAGTATTGGTACTGCCTTCGTATTAGGTTTTATGGTCGATATCTTAGTTGGTACTGTTTTAGGTGTTAACGCTTTAACTTACTCTATCGTTATTTATGTTGTTGCGTCCCATTATTTAAAAATACGCAATTTTTCGGTTATTCAGCAGGCTTTATTGCTAGGTATGCTATTAGCGTTTTATCATTTATTATTATTCTGGCTTAGTTACTTTTTAGTAGGCGTTTACTTTTTACCTGAATACTTATGGCCGGTGTTAACTGGATTATTAGCCTGGCCTTGGTTATTCTGGCTATTAAGGCGTTATCGTCGTCAATTTAAGATCCAATAATGTATCCCAAAATCGCACTTGCCTCGGCATCTCCTCGCCGGCGTGAACTATTAACGCAATTAGGCGTTGAGTTTGAACTTGTCACCTCAGATATCGATGAGACACCTTATGCTGCAGAGCAACCCGCAGATTATGTCCAGCGCTTAGCCTTAGCAAAAGCTAAAGCAGGCTTAGCACGGCTGGCACAGGATATCCCCACTTTAGGCTCAGATACTATCGTTGTGGTACAGCAACAGATTTTAGGTAAACCAATAGATTTTGCTGACTTTCAGCGCATGATGACATTGTTATCAGGCCAGATGCATCAAGTTATGACAGCAGTGGCATTAGTTGACAGCAAGCGCAGCTTAAGTACGCTAGTTCAGACAGAAGTATATTTCCGAGCTATAAGCCCAACCGAAATGCTAAGCTATTGGCAAAGTGGAGAGCCACAAGATAAGGCAGGAGGTTATGGTATTCAAGGTTTAGCAGCTAGATTTGTTGAGCGCATTAATGGCAGTTATACCGGGGTAGTGGGCTTACCTTTATGCCAAACCGAATGTTTATTGCAGCAATGGCAGGAGCAGGCATGAGTGCAGAGTTGTTACTTAATGTTACCCCAAGCGAAACGCGGGTAGCCTTAATTGAAAATGGTGTCTTGCAAGAGCTACATATAGAGCGCCAAGCTAAACTGGGATTAGTTGGCAATATCTATGTGGGTAAAGTAAGCCGGGTGTTACCTGGTATGCAAGCTGCTTTTGTTAATATCGGCTTAGATAAAGCTGCGTTTTTACATGCCTCAGATATTGTCCAGCATGATGGTTTAACTGAATTAGATAGCAAAGTTGCTATTAGCAAGGATATTCGGGTATTAGTGCATGAAGGTCAGTATTTATTAGTGCAAGTAGTTAAGGACCCATTAGGTAGCAAAGGTGCTCGTTTAACGACAGATATTACCATCCCATCTCGCTATTTAGTCTTTATGCCAGATTCTGCTCATGTTGGTGTATCGCAACGGCTTGAAAGTGAAGCAGAGCGGACACGGTTAAAAGATATTGTTAGCCAG
This window harbors:
- a CDS encoding rod shape-determining protein; translation: MFNKLRGLFSNDLSIDLGTANTIIYVKDQGIVLDEPSVVAIRQERAGGPKSVAAVGHAAKRMLGRTPGNIKAIRPMKDGVIADFYITEKMLQHFIRQAHSNSFLRPSPRVLVCVPCGSTQVERRAIRESAQGAGAREVYLIDEPMAAAIGAGLPVSEATGCMVVDIGGGTTEVAIISLNGVVYSSSVRIGGDKFDDAIVSYIRRNYGILIGEATAERIKTEIGSAYPSDDVLEIEVRGRNLAEGVPRSFTLTSNEILEALQEPLAGIVSAVMVALEQSPPELASDISERGMVLTGGGALLRDLDRLLMEETGIPVVIADDPLTCVARGGGKALEMIDMHGGDVFSYD
- the mreC gene encoding rod shape-determining protein MreC, whose translation is MMYRRGPSLPLRLFLAVLCSIGLMFVDRYTDSSTQLRSYLTAAASPLFYIASLPEALFSGASERFMSQHALLEENARLKQNLLQQSGQLQLLSYLQQENTKLRALLGASPSEDGQHLIAEVLAVYSHPFSHQVVLNKGRSDGVTERQAIIDEKGIVGQIVSVGPNSSRALLISDNTHAIAVRAERTGIRAVVEGLGQWDQLRVMHLPQSTDIREGDRLLSSGLDGVFPEGYPVAKVIKINQDASQPFMLVYAEPFAQLDRVRHVLLLSAIPALSLPVTPQEQPDA
- the mreD gene encoding rod shape-determining protein MreD — encoded protein: MRKARMSFVYLSLFMALLLTVMPLPQAVKLARPDWTLLVLMYWTLAIPHRVSIGTAFVLGFMVDILVGTVLGVNALTYSIVIYVVASHYLKIRNFSVIQQALLLGMLLAFYHLLLFWLSYFLVGVYFLPEYLWPVLTGLLAWPWLFWLLRRYRRQFKIQ
- a CDS encoding Maf family protein → MYPKIALASASPRRRELLTQLGVEFELVTSDIDETPYAAEQPADYVQRLALAKAKAGLARLAQDIPTLGSDTIVVVQQQILGKPIDFADFQRMMTLLSGQMHQVMTAVALVDSKRSLSTLVQTEVYFRAISPTEMLSYWQSGEPQDKAGGYGIQGLAARFVERINGSYTGVVGLPLCQTECLLQQWQEQA